The DNA segment ATAACATTCAGAAAATAACTTATTACCGAAATTCATGTCACTCAAAATTCCTGTCGCTCAGATCTTCATCTCAGTACGATGATATAAACTTTATTCGGTAAAGCACGTACCCATTTATGTGCCGGCTTATGCACGCCTTAGACCTTATACTCGCAAAAAATGGTTGTCCATGGAAATGCAAAGAcatcacaataaaaaaaaaggaaaaagtaagAATTACCCCCTCCCCCGtggaactatcgcggtcgactgaattaccccctaaaccacaaaaccgacattcttcaccccccccaactatgcaaagcAGACGAATTACCTCCCTCGACCCAATCCTTGAtggttttggtctacatggcgtacgcgtggcaatccggtcagcattctatttatcaaaaaaaacgtgggacccaccaatcatactcctcttccactcttcctctcccttttctctctcactcgctctctcactcttcctctctctctctctctctcttctctctatcacTCTTTGTCACACTCTTCTCATGGGTCGGCGGCAGGCGGGGGACatggagcggcagcggcggcgggtgacgcggaggcggcgacagcgggagcaggggcggcggcggtggcgggtgtcgcggaggcggcggcggcgggggatgaggaggcggccgctCAACATGACTtccgcccctctctctctctgtctctctctctagcGTCGTCGGGAGAGTGGGTATAGCGAGGGCGGTGACAGAGCTCGCGACGCACCCtagcaggggaggggaggaagaggtaTGACAGCctctccgccatggccaccgccgtgcgcgccgctacccgccttcgccttcgcctccgcTGCCGGTTGCATGAGCGCGTCACCGGTGCCCAAGCGAGCCCCGCCTCCCCCGCTGGCCACTCGCGATACCTCCCTCTCTGCTCTGCCGACAGCCGCTCAAGcaacctccgcctccaccgccagcaCCAGCGCCCGAGCGTCGTCCTCCACTCCTGCGCtggtgaggggagggaggagagagagagagagggattggggatagagagagaggggtggcaaattgacaggtgggcccactaatattttattaaaagaaTTGCTGACTTGACTAccatgtagaccaaaaccaccacggATTATGTCgagaggggtaattcgtccggtttgcatagttgggggtgaagaatgttcGGTTTTATGGTTCAGAGGGTTAaatcggtcgaccgcgatagttcgagggggaggtaattcgtactttttccataaaaaaaataatgttctTGATTTGCCAGTCCTTCCAGCATCGCTCCGTAAAATCTATGAGAAATATATATTCCAAATCAATATATACACATGGTTAGTATTCATTGCTTGCAAGTTAATAATTAAGGCCGTGCATTTAAATATTACATGTGTGCACGCGAGAGATTCAGTTAGTGGTGTTAGCAAGCCAAAAGGAAATCAATATGCATTTCTTTATACGCAAAAACCACCATCTAATAATCAAAATCCAGACATTGAAGTTTCTTGAACAAATTATGTCGTCCATGCAACTAATCAAATATGCAGGGGGCAAGCTAGGCTGGATTGACTGCTCCTCTTTAATTTGGCCACCACTACATAATCAATTCATGGGTCCGTGCAACACACCACATGATCATCGACCAAGCTCCAAACACTCGATCAACGAGTCAAATGCAATGCACATACGAAAGCCAATTAAACAAGATCGATGCATGGTCGTTGCAAGCAAACATTAATTTAGACCACGCCAAATAAACAAATTTCAATTTGTGGTTTATAAAGAGCTGGGACTCCAAAGACTTCAATTAACCCCGATGgcaatataaattaatttggtCTAGAGAGAAGGACTGTGAGAAGCCCCATGGTATACCGTTTTACAATGATGACACGTGGTTTTGGCGCGCAAATAAACAGTTGGTGACTGACAACATTTCTTTGGccaaaaactaattttgagctaaacaaatttcaaattatttgcaACAATTTTagatataattcttttttttttactccttgCATTCGTTGAAATAGAGGTTGAGCCAGGTAGCAAAAGAACCACCTCTAGCTAAAGCCACCAATTGATCAAATGGCTAAGGGTGTGTTCGTTTGTGCTTAATGGATGAGCTACTTTCACATTAACGTAAGCATACATTTCAATtgttaaacatttttttaatcaaataaatcttttttttaagtttgcaaTAGCTAATATCTAACTAATCATATACGCTACtggtatttcttttttttttaaggcgTATACACTCACTTAAACTCTATTATGAAAAGCCTAATAAATTTGTTTGTAGGAATGCCGTAAGTATTTACTCCATTTTACATTATAAttcgttttaacttttttctattTAACTTTCTTTAACTTTGATTAAatgaaaaatttagcaatatctacaacattaaattagtttcattaaaactaatatttaatatattatgataatatgaaaatatagcaacatttgaATGGATAGGACATATCATAATACCACGAATCTAGATAGGTCGTCTAGTTTCGTGGTACTGGAATATGTTAAATCTGtttaaatgtttatatttttctataatataatcaaacttaaaagtaCTTGATCAGAAAAGAAATTAAAGCGACTTAATATGAAATACAAGGAGCAATTTTTAAGCCTTTGCAGCACTCTTCCAGAAATGAAGCAGGCAAAGCAGGCAGGAAGGGATAAGAACACAATGGCCTTGGAGATAAGTGAGAGGGCCGGTCTTCCATGCAGACGTGTACAAGTGCCTCGCACAGAGATACTGTCGCCGACGTGGCGCCAACCTAGTGGCTGACAGAAtccaccacctcccccaccaGATCCGGACCATCCCCAGCCACACGATctcgcccctcccctcccgtcgcCCCACAGCCGTCCGTCGGTGAAGCTGAAGCACACGCGACGCTGACTCACTCACTCACCAACGCCCCCCACCATTCACCCGCGGGCCCCACACACCACCCCCCACACGTGGCGCGTAACCACCACGCgctgggccccacccgtcaccGCCTGTACCCCTCTCTCGCGCGCCTCCCGAGACGGCATCTCGATCTCGGCTCGCTCGCACCCGCATCCAcccgtgcgccgcgccgcgtctATACGCCATCTCGATGACACGTGGGGCCGGAGCGACtctgggccccacatgtcagtctaaCGCAGCGCACGTTTTAACCCCAGGGGTTTAGAAGAGGTCAGGTGGGAAAAGGTCACACGCGTGCACACGTCGACCGCaacaaaacctttttttttctcctcccccACACACGAGGCCCGACCACGCCCCCAGGTCACCGACAGGGTGGGCCCACCCGATTTACACCCCCCGACCAGGTCACTGACAGGGTGGGCCCGCCCCGATTTACCACCCGACCGcgatgtgggccccaccccccgCGCGGTGGCTTTAAAGCGAAGgcatcgccgcctcctctctcctctcctcttctctcttctcctccccacgCGACGCGATAacgtgttgatttttttattttttttgaaatattttttgttgggTTTTttgcacggcggcgccgcggcggcggtggcggaggcggggatgatggagacggcggcggcggcgatgctggaGGCCGGGGTGGGGAGGTTCCGGGGGCCGAgcgtggcggcgctgctggcggAGATGTGGGCGCCGCTGGCCGTCGCGCTCGCGGCGCTGGCGACGCTGCCCAGCCTTCTCCGGCGGCTGCAGGTGCtcatcctccgcctccgctcacGCGGCAAGGAGGTCATCTCCTCCCACATCTCCACCTACTACTCCTCCGGCGACGACTCCGACTCGGACGGCACcgatgaggacgaggaggaggaggacgacgaggagagctcctccggcgaggaggagaaggggcggcggcgcgagaggaGGATCGGGTATTACGAGGGCgttgccgacgacgacgaggatggctGCTTCCCGTGGGGCGGCGCCGTGGTGCGGACGTGGCAGGATCTCCCCCGCCGCATCTCAGGCGGGGCGAGGCTGCTCGCGCCGGggacctcctccgccgcagccgtccGCCTGTGGGACTCGatcacggcgagcggcggcggtggggcgtgGTGGGACGCCGATGAAGGCGGCCGTGCCCCGGCcgcggaggcgccgccggtggtACTCGGCTGGCGCCGcgaccacccccacccccacgccgacgagcacgccgcccgccgccgccgccgccgcgccggcctcctcgccgccgtcgcgaccTCCCCCAAGTGAGACGTCACGGCACGGCACCGCACAGTGGGCAGGTGTGAATACGGTTTATTAGTCTtccaggtgggccccacctgtcagtggggGAAATAAGGGTGATGGCCATTTGGGAGGgttggtgtggtgtggtggtgaTGGGGAGATTGATTGATTTAGCTGGTGGGATTTGCAATATTTAGGAAGAAAATTAATCAAagtgattaaaaaaatttggaggaTGTAGGGGGCAATGATTTAGCTGTTGCACTGCATCAGAAATTCGCAAGAAGAGATTGGAGATTTTTCACATCGGTTGATGG comes from the Oryza glaberrima chromosome 9, OglaRS2, whole genome shotgun sequence genome and includes:
- the LOC127783930 gene encoding uncharacterized protein LOC127783930 yields the protein MMETAAAAMLEAGVGRFRGPSVAALLAEMWAPLAVALAALATLPSLLRRLQVLILRLRSRGKEVISSHISTYYSSGDDSDSDGTDEDEEEEDDEESSSGEEEKGRRRERRIGYYEGVADDDEDGCFPWGGAVVRTWQDLPRRISGGARLLAPGTSSAAAVRLWDSITASGGGGAWWDADEGGRAPAAEAPPVVLGWRRDHPHPHADEHAARRRRRRAGLLAAVATSPK